The stretch of DNA GTCATGGGCTATAATTACAGACTCAGCAATCTGCTTGCGGGCGTGGGCAGAGCCCAGCTTCTGGTTCTGGATGAACGGGTTGAGGCCAGAAGAGCGGTGTTCGAGAACTACCGTGAGGCTTTCGAAGGCTTGAAGGGCGTCGAGTTTATGCCGGAATTGCCGGACACGCGTTCGAACCGTTGGCTGACTACGCTTACGATTGACGAAGAGGAGACGGGGGTCAAGATAAGCCATCTGCTGAAGGCGCTGGCAGACGGTAATATTGAAGCAAGACCCTTGTGGAAGCCGCTTCATCTTCAGCCGATCTTCGAGAACGCGCTTTTCTACCCGCATAGCGAGACGCTGTGCGTATCCGAGCAGCTGTTCCAGTCCGGCATCTGCCTTCCTTCCGGCTCCAGCATGACTCTGGAGCAGCAGCAAAGAGTGATTAACTGTGTTCAGCGCTCGCTGGGGAAGGTAGTGAACCCTGCCCGTTAGGCGCCCGGATTTCCAGACGGTCCCTGCTGTTAGCGAATCCGTAACTTTGCGGAATCGGGAACTTGCGAAAATGGGAACTTGAGAATTTGGAAACGGACTGAATCATTAGCGGGCAGAATCCGTAACTTGCTGAATCGGGAACAGGCATGGATTACCGCCGTGACCGGAGGAACGGGCAAACATGTGGTTCGATACGAGCTGCAGTGAGGCGCTACGAACCAGACGAACCAAACGAACCCAATAATGCAAAAACCTGAAATTCCTGCACCAACTCCAATAGCAGGTTTTTCCCGCTAACTCTCGTTTCTGCTCGGAAAAACCTGCACTTTCGCCGTTTTCCAGCAGGAGACCTAAACTAATCCGTAACCAACGGGATCTTGCAGTGCGACCGCCAACGGGATCCTTGCGGTGCGGCTGCACCGCTCATCCCCTCCACTACAGATACGATTCGCCAACTGTGCGAGATCTTGCGATGACGGCGGGTGTCCCATAAGCTACGGCGTAGCCGCCAATATCGGAAAGAACGGTTGCCCCCGCCCCAATTACGGTATGCTCTCCTACGCTGACGGAGTGTATGACGTTCGCTCCCAGGGAGAGAACGCTGTATTCGCCGATCGTCACGTTTCCGCCCGTCGTAGCGCCCGGAGCCAGTGTGACATAGTCCCCGATCTTGCTGTCATGGTCGACCGAAGCCTTCGGATATAACACGCAGTGTTCTCCGATTACGGTATCGCTGTTCACGACAGCCCCCGCCATCACGACCGTACCTTGACCGAGCTCCGCTCCCCTGGCGATCCAGGCCCCCGGATGGACAGCCGTTACGAAGGAGAGGCCCGGGTAGAGGGAGGCGATGCGGGCGGCGACAAGAGCCCGGGTCCAATTGTCCCCGATGGCGACGATGCACCCGTGAATTTCCTCCCGATGATCAGCGATAATGTGTTCGTTTCCGAGAACCCGATATCCGTAAATTTCGGAGCCGGCAGCTTTGTAGCTGTCGAGCAGCCCGAAGATTCGGTATCGTCCTTCCCGCTCAATGGCGTCGATTACCGCTTTGGCATGTCCCCCCGCGCCGAATACAACGATGTTTTTCAAGCAGAATCCCCCTTTCTTTGTTTCAATATAGCATATCCCTGCCGGTTCCGAATCAATTTATTGTTTTTGTGAACTAGCAATTGACAACTTTTAGGCAAGAATGTTACGCTTTATTTGTGTTCGTTAAATAGAACGAAATTGGTTTTCTTGTTCAAATATCAGAAAGTATAAGCTTCGCGCGTATCCTTAACCTGATATTTTTACGAGAAACGGATGCCTTCCTCTTCCAGAGGACGGCGAAGCCGTTTCTTCTTAGCTATGTTCCCGGGAGGTAAGGAGATATCCCATGAGAAATCCATTTGCTCTGAAGACGGAAGTCCTGTCAACCGAAATGCGTCTTCTTCTGGCGCTTCTTGCCGCGGAGAAGGGGGAGGATTTGCCTGTCCGCCATCCGGAGCTGTTCCGCGGGATGGACTGGGAAGCGTTTATCGAGCTGGCTATGCATCACCGCGTGTACCCTAATCTTTATCCCAAGCTGAAAAATCTGGGGGAGGACGTGGTGCCGGCTGGAGTAATCAGCTGTCTTTATAACTACTACAGCCGAAATACGTTTCAGATGCTTCATTTGAGCGGTGAAATGGAGTTTATTGGAGGAGAGCTGGACCGAAAGAATATCCGCGCGCTCTTTCTGAAAGGGCCGGTCATTGCCAAGGATCTCTATGGGGATATATCCCTGCGAACCTCCTGTGATCTCGATCTCTTGATCCCGCTAACCGAACTGGCCGGGGCGGAGTCCTTGCTGGCCGGTCTGGGTTATGTTAAGGACGATTATATTCATACCGTTCTTAACGATTGGAAGTGGAGGCATCACCATACGACCTTTACCCATCCGAAAAAGGGGATCAAAGTGGAGCTACACTGGAGGCTTAATCCCGCTCCTTCCAGAGAACCTGACTTTGAAGAACTATGGGGCCGCAGGCGGATTAGCGATCTGACCCGGCAGCCGATCTCCTATTTGGGGCAGGAGGATCTGTTCCTGTTTCTCGTCTCCCACGGGGCGCGGCACGGATGGTCGAGGCTGCGGTGGCTGGTGGATATTAAACAGCTATTACTTCAGCAGCCGGATGCCGGAAAATTGACCGCTCTGCTGCGTAAATATCATTACTACCATGTCGGCGGGCAGGCGTTGACGCTGGCCGGCGGACTGCTGGACGCCGAAATTGCCGACGGGCTCCGTAACATGGAGTGTGCCCCGAAGTCGCGGGCAATGGCGCAGCAAGCGATGTTCTACTTGGAACGGATGATCAATCTGCATTCCATCCCTGTTCCGGATGATGTAGCTTCCTATCATAAGCGGCATCAATTTGCGCTGCTTGCGCCGATTCAGAAGTTCAAGTTCATCCTGAGCTTTCTGTTTCCCTATCCGGAGGATGCGGAAACGCTGCCTCTGCCCAAAAATCTACATTTTCTATATTTCCCCCTGCGGCCCTTTTTGTGGGCTTGGAGAAAAACGGTAGGTGTGCAGAAATGAAGAAGCTGCTAATCGCCTCATATGATATGGAAGTTGGCGGAGTGGAACGCAGTCTGGCGGGCATGCTTAACCATTTTGACTACCAGTCCTATGCCGTTGACCTCATGCTGTATCGTCACACTGGAGAATTTATGGAACTGCTGCCGTCAGCGGCAACGCTTCTTCCCGAGCAGCCGCCCTATTCGACGTTCCGCAAGTCTATATATGAAGTCTTCCGCAGCGGACACTTACTGATCGGACTGGGACGGCTCTTGTCCAGACTGCATGCTTCAGCGGTGGGGAAAAGGAAAGGACTCAAGGAGTTAGGGTACTGCCAAATGCAGTTGATGTGGAAATACAATCTTCCGTTTCTTCCCCGTCTGGACCAGGAATATGATGCCGCCATCAGCTACTTGTGGCCGCATTATTTTGTCGCTGACAAAGTGTCGGCAAGAACCAAAATCGCCTGGATTCATACGGATTACTCCACGGTTGAAACGAATGTGGGCATGGATTTGAAGATGTGGGACAAGTTCGACCGTATTGTGGCCGTATCTGAAGCCTGTAAGGAGTCTTTTTTAGCGAAATACGGGAGTCTTGAAAGCAAGGTGATCGTCATCGAGAATATGACCTCGCCGGAATTTATCCGATCCATGGCCGTAAAAGAATCCGCCGGCGAAATGGCGCGGGACAACCGTTTCAAGCTTGTCACGGTGGCGAGATTGTCGCATGCCAAAGGTATCGACAACGCGGTCAGAGCCCTCAAGCTGCTAAAGGACCGGGGATATGACGACATCGCCTGGTATGTGGTCGGCTACGGCGGAGATGTGGATTTGGTCCGGGAACTGATCGCTGAGTCCGGCCTTCAGGACCAATTTATTCTCCTGGGCAAGCAGATCAATCCTTATCCGTATATCCACTGCGGGGATCTGTACGTTCAGCCCTCGCGTTATGAGGGGAAGGCGGTTACGGTTACGGAAGCCAAGATTCTCGGGAAGCCGGTGCTGATTACCGATTATACGACGTCCCGCAGTCAGGTGACGGACGGAGTTGACGGCAGGATCACCGCCTTGTCGGTGGAGGGAATCGCGGATGGCATAGAGGAGCTTTACCTCCGGCCTGGCGAGCGTGTGAAGCTGGCCGATCACTGCCGGCGAACCGATTACGGCAATAGCCTTGAACTGGAGAAGCTGTACCGCTGTATGGACGAGACCGATGCGAAGGAGGGTGTTCTTAGTGCGGTATAATGTCAGCGTTATTATTCCGGTATTTAACGCGGAGCCTTATCTTGCCGAGTGCATCCGGTCCCTTCAAGCCCAGACACTTACGGAGTGCGAGTTTATCTTTGTTAACGACGGCTCTGTGGATGGCAGCCGGGCGATCATCGAAGCCGCGATGAGGGATGACTCGCGTATCCGGCTGATTAACCAGGAGAATCAGGGAGTAAGCATGGCGCGAAACCGGGGTCTGGCGGAAGCCACCGGGGAATATGTCGGGTTCGTGGATGCTGATGACTACATCGACAGCGATATGTACAGCACGCTGTACGGTCTAGCGGCGCTTGAGGGCTGCGATGCCGCGGTCTCCAATCTGGAGAGCGAGATTGACGGGCGGCCGGTCGTGACCCGCTATCCTTTTGACCAAGGAAGGCTGCTGGACAGGGAGTTCATTCGGACGGAAATCCTGCCTCGTTTTTTGAAGGGTGATGACCTCAATACGTCTGTCAATAAAATTTACAAGCGAAGCGTCATTTCGGAGCATTCACTCCAGTTTCCGGAAAAGGTTGCCCTGGGCGAGGATGCGCTGTTCAATATTCACTTTTTTGCCCGGGCATCCTCGATGAGATATATCGATTACACGGGTTATCACTATAGAGAGGTGCAGGGGAGCGCCACAAGAAATATTCTGGAAAAAGATTATTTCGGCCAGGCACTCCGGATTTATCATACGGAACCGCCGGGAATCTACAGAGAGATCCTGCCCGAGCTTCTCATTAAGCGTTTGAAAGCCATCCGCTTTATCAAGACGGCCATGGCCTGCATTTATATTTATTTGAAGCCTTCCAAGACGGTGAAATTCCGGCAAAGGTATCGCTACATAAGCCAATTAATCAACAACCCTCACGTAAGGGAGGCGCTGCCCGTGTATTGCGAGACGGAATTTGGACAGCTGGGCAGGTTCGAGAAGGCGACCATAATGATGATCCGTACCAGATTGACACTGGGCCTCGTAGGCATAGCCGCTTACAGCAGGCTGAGAAACGCCTAATATTAGGAGTGATGAGTCATGAAAATTATGATGTTCGCGCATGGCGGCAGCTTAAATCGGGGATGCGAGGCGATTGTCCGCTCCTCCACTCAAATGATCAAGGAGAACATCAGCGGAGCAAGAGTATTCTTGGCATCCGAGCAGCCGGATACCGACCGGGTCATTCCGAGCCTGGACGGAATTTACGATGGTTCCAAATCGGAGATCGCCAAGCCTTCCCTGAACTGGATTATGTCTGCGGTCCGGTTCAAGCTTCTGGGGGATGAGTCCTATGCCACCGGGATCATTGAACGGAACACGATCAGCCGGATCAAGGACGTCGATGTGTGCTTGTCCATCGGGGGAGACAATTACTGCTATGGCGAGCAGCCGGGCTGGTATGAGATCGACCGCAGAGTCAAGCGGCAGGGTAAGAAGCTGGTACTGTGGGGCTGCTCGATTGGGGAGGAAGACATGACGGACAGGAAGCTTGAGGATCTTAAGCGGTTCGATCTGATTCTGGCCCGCGAAAGCCTGACGTACAATATGCTGCGGGAACAGGGTCTCCTAAATGCCCGGCTGTGCGCCGATCCGGCCTTTACGATGGAGAAGGAGGAGCTTCCGCTTCCTGACGGCTGGCAGCCCGGAAATACGATAGGCGTTAACTTTAGCCCGCTCGTCAGCAGCCGCAACAAGCAGGCGGGCTCGGCGGTGCGCGAGCTGCTGTCGCATATTCTGAAGACGACGGACATGACGATTGCGCTGACCCCGCATGTGATGGTGGACGGCAACAACGACTATGAGCTTTTACGGTTATTCCATGAGGAATTCAAAGACACCGGCAGAGTCATCCTGCTTCCCGAT from Paenibacillus sophorae encodes:
- a CDS encoding acetyltransferase, which gives rise to MKNIVVFGAGGHAKAVIDAIEREGRYRIFGLLDSYKAAGSEIYGYRVLGNEHIIADHREEIHGCIVAIGDNWTRALVAARIASLYPGLSFVTAVHPGAWIARGAELGQGTVVMAGAVVNSDTVIGEHCVLYPKASVDHDSKIGDYVTLAPGATTGGNVTIGEYSVLSLGANVIHSVSVGEHTVIGAGATVLSDIGGYAVAYGTPAVIARSRTVGESYL
- a CDS encoding nucleotidyltransferase domain-containing protein; translated protein: MRNPFALKTEVLSTEMRLLLALLAAEKGEDLPVRHPELFRGMDWEAFIELAMHHRVYPNLYPKLKNLGEDVVPAGVISCLYNYYSRNTFQMLHLSGEMEFIGGELDRKNIRALFLKGPVIAKDLYGDISLRTSCDLDLLIPLTELAGAESLLAGLGYVKDDYIHTVLNDWKWRHHHTTFTHPKKGIKVELHWRLNPAPSREPDFEELWGRRRISDLTRQPISYLGQEDLFLFLVSHGARHGWSRLRWLVDIKQLLLQQPDAGKLTALLRKYHYYHVGGQALTLAGGLLDAEIADGLRNMECAPKSRAMAQQAMFYLERMINLHSIPVPDDVASYHKRHQFALLAPIQKFKFILSFLFPYPEDAETLPLPKNLHFLYFPLRPFLWAWRKTVGVQK
- a CDS encoding glycosyltransferase is translated as MKKLLIASYDMEVGGVERSLAGMLNHFDYQSYAVDLMLYRHTGEFMELLPSAATLLPEQPPYSTFRKSIYEVFRSGHLLIGLGRLLSRLHASAVGKRKGLKELGYCQMQLMWKYNLPFLPRLDQEYDAAISYLWPHYFVADKVSARTKIAWIHTDYSTVETNVGMDLKMWDKFDRIVAVSEACKESFLAKYGSLESKVIVIENMTSPEFIRSMAVKESAGEMARDNRFKLVTVARLSHAKGIDNAVRALKLLKDRGYDDIAWYVVGYGGDVDLVRELIAESGLQDQFILLGKQINPYPYIHCGDLYVQPSRYEGKAVTVTEAKILGKPVLITDYTTSRSQVTDGVDGRITALSVEGIADGIEELYLRPGERVKLADHCRRTDYGNSLELEKLYRCMDETDAKEGVLSAV
- a CDS encoding glycosyltransferase, encoding MRYNVSVIIPVFNAEPYLAECIRSLQAQTLTECEFIFVNDGSVDGSRAIIEAAMRDDSRIRLINQENQGVSMARNRGLAEATGEYVGFVDADDYIDSDMYSTLYGLAALEGCDAAVSNLESEIDGRPVVTRYPFDQGRLLDREFIRTEILPRFLKGDDLNTSVNKIYKRSVISEHSLQFPEKVALGEDALFNIHFFARASSMRYIDYTGYHYREVQGSATRNILEKDYFGQALRIYHTEPPGIYREILPELLIKRLKAIRFIKTAMACIYIYLKPSKTVKFRQRYRYISQLINNPHVREALPVYCETEFGQLGRFEKATIMMIRTRLTLGLVGIAAYSRLRNA
- a CDS encoding polysaccharide pyruvyl transferase family protein, which gives rise to MKIMMFAHGGSLNRGCEAIVRSSTQMIKENISGARVFLASEQPDTDRVIPSLDGIYDGSKSEIAKPSLNWIMSAVRFKLLGDESYATGIIERNTISRIKDVDVCLSIGGDNYCYGEQPGWYEIDRRVKRQGKKLVLWGCSIGEEDMTDRKLEDLKRFDLILARESLTYNMLREQGLLNARLCADPAFTMEKEELPLPDGWQPGNTIGVNFSPLVSSRNKQAGSAVRELLSHILKTTDMTIALTPHVMVDGNNDYELLRLFHEEFKDTGRVILLPDHLTAVQYKGYIARMRFFIGARTHATIAAYSNFVPTMVLGYSVKSKGIAKDLFGEEKLVLGIGEISSGSNLIAKFSEMLVEEEEIKAALRQSVPRIQQMSYKAVDYLKELA